A region of the Micropterus dolomieu isolate WLL.071019.BEF.003 ecotype Adirondacks linkage group LG10, ASM2129224v1, whole genome shotgun sequence genome:
GAACATTTACAGCGCTCGATAACACCTTTAATGTACATAAGTTGAATTTATCTAAGTGTTGCTATAAGACAGGCTTGAAAACATGAACCTAGATTTCTTCATCCTGCACAGTCTTTTTATATTAAGGGTGGTCTGAAAACAAAATAGCAATTAGCAATGTGCGCAAACATAACCGGATAATTAGTGTACTTTAAACGAGTCATTCATAAAAAAGAATCAAATAAAGAggtattaaatataaataaactataaaGAGGCCCTTGGAGTTTTTTGCCAAAACAAGATGCACTATATGAGAGAAATGTCTTCTGACTACTTGGCACCGCCTGCTGGAATTATTACGCCACTGTATCCACTTTTTCCTATGGGTTCTTCTGCTGACGACAGCCTCTGAGAGCTCTTGTAATCATTTGTTTGGTCCCTTTGTCAAGACTTTTACCGAGTCTTTAATTCAGTAACTTTTAGTCAAACTTTTAGTAAAATAAAGCAGAAGCAGAACATCAGACAAATGTTGGTCGATAGTATGACCTATGACCTTCCATTTCATTCATCATACTTCCATAATAGCaatgacagttttttttctcccttggaCATTGATTAGTGCTGTCTGAAACGTATCAAGTGTAATCAAAAGATCATGTAAAACCTTTCCTTCCTACACCTGACTATTTTATAGAGTGTTGCTTGACCTTTAAACTTCCTACTCCGGCTCCTTCTTCAAGACCCAGACCTCATTCCTGCGGTTGGTCAGTTTGAAGGGACTGTCATACCCGACTGCGTAGTACGGCTTGTCGATGTACTGGACTCCGTCTCTCTGCAGGCTTTCCATAAGTTTTAGGAGCTCTTCACGTTTTGAATTCTCATTGGAGAAACCACCGTATGTCCTGGAGGAAGGAACAGAGAAAGATCGAAGATTAAGTTCTGCACATCAGGGATTTAAAGTCTTCATTTGATCAATTCTCTATTAACTGTACCTTTTTTGTTATGGTATCTGCAACCAGTTGTATATatttagtaaataaatataagaCTGGCAGAGGGTCATTTTGACACTTTAACACAATATCAGTTGGTTGTAATCTACCTGACATAAGCTGTGAACTCTTTTCTGTGCTCCACAAACACCTCCGGGTCGCTCGGCTCCGGTGGGTTGTCCTGATGCTCCTCCGGGACATAGAAGGATACGGTGAACTGAGATTCACATGCAGGGCCGGCTCCAGGGTCCACGCGGCACGTCACGGGGGCAGTCATGTCCACTTTCACCTCTGAGGAACAAGTAAattttagaaaagaaaagtcACAACTAACATAAAAAAGGACATACATGTAGTAAGAAATATAACACTGATGTTGATGATTGTTCTGACATGTAATCAGCTTTTGTAAGATGCACACAGATATTAAATTTTCTAAAAAACCCTCAGTTGCCAGCTGGAGCATCCAAACTTCTGTACATAATGAATGATACCTGAACAGATGGTGGACATATAACCACAGTGTGTGGCAGATGTGGAGGATTAATCACCATGTTTACAGATCACACTAGATTATACTGCAGACCTCTATAGTCACCAGAacaaacaatatacagtaaattcTCAGA
Encoded here:
- the hebp2 gene encoding heme-binding protein 2 isoform X2, with the translated sequence MLKAVGQVLFSTGLQNPKYTADEKKGQDYEIRTYHATKWVSTTLSGMQWDTAMNAGFRRLFSYIQGNNHNKVKVDMTAPVTCRVDPGAGPACESQFTVSFYVPEEHQDNPPEPSDPEVFVEHRKEFTAYVRTYGGFSNENSKREELLKLMESLQRDGVQYIDKPYYAVGYDSPFKLTNRRNEVWVLKKEPE
- the hebp2 gene encoding heme-binding protein 2 isoform X1 — its product is MSNIGTLILKLQSLSQSDVNFYVTGSDVMKANALDTLTTSTKRVNLQGQDYEIRTYHATKWVSTTLSGMQWDTAMNAGFRRLFSYIQGNNHNKVKVDMTAPVTCRVDPGAGPACESQFTVSFYVPEEHQDNPPEPSDPEVFVEHRKEFTAYVRTYGGFSNENSKREELLKLMESLQRDGVQYIDKPYYAVGYDSPFKLTNRRNEVWVLKKEPE